DNA from Thioclava sp. GXIMD2076:
AGGGGCTTGTGCCTGACTTGCGCATCACGCAATCTGCAGGCCGGTTTCCCTCTGAAAGACGCAACCATGCCTATCAAGAACCGTTTTGCCGAGATTCTCCCCGAGATTACCGCATGGCGGCATGACTTCCACCAGCATCCCGAACTGATGTTCGATGTCGAACGCACTGCCGGACGGGTCGCCACACTGCTGCGCGAATTCGGATGCGACGAGGTGATCGAAGGGATCGGGCGCACGGGAGTTGTGGGCGTGATCCACGGTCAGGCGGGGGGCGGTCAGGCGGGAAGCGGGGACCGCGCCATCGGCCTGCGCGCCGATATGGATGCGCTGCCGGTGCGTGAGCAGGCTGATGTGCCCTATGCCTCGAAAGAGGCCGGAAAAATGCATGCCTGCGGCCATGATGGCCATACCGCGATGCTCCTTGGTGCGGCGAAATATCTCTGCGAGACGCGTGCCTTCAAAGGCCGCGCCGTGGTGATCTTCCAGCCTGCCGAGGAAGGCGGTGGCGGCGGTCTGGAGATGTGCCGTGACGGTCTGATGGAGCGTTTCGGCATCGAGGAGGTCTATGCGATCCACAATATGCCCGGCATTCCGGTGGGAGAATTCGCGATCTGTGACGGCCCGATCATGGCGGCATGCGACCAGTTCGACATCCGCGTGGTGGGCCGTGGCGGTCATGCCGCGACGCCGCATGATGCGGTAGATGCCGTTGTGGTCTCGGCGCAGATCATCATGGCGCTGCAGACCATCGCCTCGCGCAATGTGAACCCGCATGATCAGGTGGTGGTTTCGACCTGCGCGATAAAATCCGACAGCTCGGTCCATAATGTTATCGCGCAGGAGGTCATGCTGCGCGGCACTGTGCGCACCATGCGCCCCGAACTGCGTGATTATGTCGAGGAGCGCGTGAACCAGATCGTCACTGCCACCGCCGAGGCATTCGGCGCGCGTGCAGAGATCGCGTATGATCGCGGCTATCCGGTGACGTCGAACCGCCCCGAATATGCGGCGCTTGCGGTCGAGGGCGCAAAGCGGGTCACCGACAAAGTGAACCCCAACGTGACGCCAATGATGGGGGCCGAGGATTTCAGCTATATGCTGGAGGCGCGCCCCGGGGCCTATATCTGGCTGGGCAATGGCGATAGCGCGATCCTGCATAGTGCGGACTACATCTTCGATGACCGCGCCTTGCCCTATGGGGCAAGCTGGTTTGTCGAGATGGTAGAGGCGCGTCTTCCGGCGTGATGCTCCGCGCAAGAGGCTAGAGAAGTGGCCGGGTCGCCTGACCGGGCAGGACGATCTCCTGCTCGCGGGCGAGCCGCTCGGGATCGGGCAGGGCCAGCCAGCCGCGTGACCATTCGGCCAGTCCTGCGCGTTTCAGTTTGGCCAGCGTCTTGTTGGTATGCACAAGCGACATGCCGAGCGCATTGGCCAGATCCTGTTGTTTCCAGGGCATAGGCACCCAGAGCCCGTCATGCTTGCTGCGCGACGCACCGAGTTCGGCCTGCCGCGTATAGATTTGCAAAAGGGCCCAAGCGATCCGGCTGCTTGCGCCACGCTGACCTATCGTGGCCAAGCTCTCGCCCAGAAAATTCTCCTCGCGCGCGGCGATCCATGTCAGGCTATGGGCGCGCTCAGGCTCGTTGCGCAGCAAATCCCAGTAGCGCGCACGGTCGAAGACGCATAGGCGCATCTCGGTCGTGGCCTCGAAACCGTGGCACATCTCGCCCATGACAGCGGCCTGCAGTCCGATGAAATCCCCCGGAAAGACAAAGTTCAGCACCTGACGGTTGCCGTTAGGCAGCGATTTGTAGCGGATACCCAATCCGCTCAGGACGGTATACATATGCTGGCTGGCCGCACCTTCCGTTATGACGGCACTTCCCGCCGCAACAGAGATCTCGCCTGTTTTGAACTTCTCCATGAAAGCCAGTTCGCGCGCGCTGAAATCCTCGAAACAGGGATTGTTCTGTAAAGGGCAGGCCGCACAGGACGTGCTATGGACGTGACGCGGGCTGGGCTGCAACATGGTCGGGCTTTCTTTGCTATGTCAGAAGACATAAGCGCGAAATGCCCTCACGGTTCCCTCAGCCGCCGGTATGGCTCATATGACGCGGCATCTGGCCCTCGACCTTCTGGCGCGAATAGTCGAAATCATGGCCTTTGGGCTTGCGCGAGATCGCCTCGCGGATCGCCTGAACCAGATCCGCATCTTGCGCACTTGCTCGCAGCGGTGCGCGTAGATCGGCACGGTCCTCTTGACCCAGACACATATACAGCTCGCCCGTGCAGGTGACCCGCACACGGTTGCAACTCTCGCAGAAATTATGGCTCAGCGGCGTGATGAAGCCGATCTTCTGGCCGGTTCCGCCCACCGAGACATAGCGGGCAGGGCCGCCTGTGCGATGGGCCAGATCGACCAGCGTGAAACGTTCGGCCAGACGCGCGCGCAGCTGGCTGAGCGGCCAATATTGGTCCAGCCGTTCCTCCTCGCCCATCTCGCCCATCGGCATCACCTCGATGAAGGTCAAATCGAACCCTTCCTCGCCACACCATCTCACCAGATCGAACAGTTCGTCCTCATTGAACCCTTTCAGCGCGACAGTATTGATCTTCACCTGCAGGCCGGCAGCCTTGGCCGCCTTCAGACCCTCGAGCACCTGATCGAGCCGTCCCCAACGGGTAATGGCCGCAAACTTCGCAGGGTCGAGCGTATCCAGCGAGACATTGATCCGGCGGATACCGATGGCGGCCAGTTCGGGCGCGAAACGCGCAAGCTGCGAGCCGTTACTGGTCAGGGTCAGCTCCTCAAGCTGTCCGCTGTCCAGATGCCGCGAGACCGAGCGGAAAAAGGTCATGATATCGCGTCTCACCAAGGGCTCACCGCCCGTGATGCGCAGCTTTTTCACCCCCAGCCCGATAAAGGCCGAGCAAAGCCGGTCGAGTTCCTCGAGGCTCAGAAGCTCCTTTTTGGGCAGGAACTGCATGTGTTCGGCCATGCAGTAGGTGCAGCGGAAATCGCACCTGTCGGTCACGGAGACACGGAGGTAGGAGATCGGGCGTGCGAAAGGGTCGATGAGAGGTGCGCTATCCATGGCGGAAATCTAGGGTCGACGGCAGGTTTCGGCAAGCGCGCAGTAGGAATTACAGAATGCGATTTGCCCCGGCATAGGGGCTGCGCTAGCTTGAAGCCGAGATCGAAGTCGATCACGATTTGCAAGACAGAGAGGACGGGCGAATGAACGTTGCGCAAGGGACCGGTAGAGTGGCACGAAGCGTGATGCGGGGCGGAGTGCGGGGTGGCCTTGTCGTGGCGCTGGCCGCGCTGGGTCTTTCGGCATGTTCGCATCTTGGAGGCCCTTCGGCGGTCCAGCCCGGTCCAGCCCCCTCCACCGGCCTGACCAAGAGCCCGATCCCGCAGGGTGCCGCCCAGACCGCGCAAGCGCTCGACACCGCCACGGCTGACGAGCGTGCGGCAGCCATGGCGCAGTCGAGCGGTGGGACCAAGCTCGGCACAACGGTTGCCAGCCTCGGCGATCCGACACAGGGTGGGTTCTGGCTGAAAACCTCGCTGGTGAAAGCCGAAACCAAAGGGCGGGTCGTCCTGTCCAACGGTAAATCGGCGCAGGTGACGCTCATGCCCGCACCGGCGGGTGAGAGCCAGCTCTCCCTCTCGGCGCTGCGGATGCTGGATGTCTCGCTGACCGACCTGCCGACCCTTACGGTCTATTCCCTCTGATCACGGCTATGCCCTCGGGGGCATTATGTGCCGGTCCGTTTCGTTACGGGCCGGCATATCTTTTGCTCTCAACTTGGTTTTAATTCAGGACCTTATTAAAAATACGGCAGCAAAACTGTCTTATATTCGACTGTTTCCGCAAACAGCTCGCGTCACACTGTCGCAATCGAAAAAAAATAGGACAGTGATTATTCCATATTTTAATTTCATGACCTGGAAAAAACGCCTAATAACAGGTTGAAATCGAATAGAAAAACTAACGCATACCGTTGTATGCTTCGGTATACGTTAGTATTCACTCGTAATCACGCTGTCTTTCCAAGGATTTCGGCGATGGCGGCGCTTGTGAAACAATCTTGCGCAGTCTAAGCATTTGGCAAGACCTGTCTGTTTGGGCAGGTCACTTGTTACCTGACACCGCGTCAAAAGGGGGGATCAACTTGAAGATCGGTGCTCCAGAGGAGATTTATTCGGGGGAGTCGCGTGTTGCGATGACGCCGGATTCGGCGCTTCAGCTTCAAAAGCTGGGGCATGAATGTTTTGTGCAATCGGGGGCCGGCCTCAAGGCAGGCTTCATCGATGCGGCCTATGAGGCTGCTGGT
Protein-coding regions in this window:
- a CDS encoding M20 aminoacylase family protein; the protein is MPIKNRFAEILPEITAWRHDFHQHPELMFDVERTAGRVATLLREFGCDEVIEGIGRTGVVGVIHGQAGGGQAGSGDRAIGLRADMDALPVREQADVPYASKEAGKMHACGHDGHTAMLLGAAKYLCETRAFKGRAVVIFQPAEEGGGGGLEMCRDGLMERFGIEEVYAIHNMPGIPVGEFAICDGPIMAACDQFDIRVVGRGGHAATPHDAVDAVVVSAQIIMALQTIASRNVNPHDQVVVSTCAIKSDSSVHNVIAQEVMLRGTVRTMRPELRDYVEERVNQIVTATAEAFGARAEIAYDRGYPVTSNRPEYAALAVEGAKRVTDKVNPNVTPMMGAEDFSYMLEARPGAYIWLGNGDSAILHSADYIFDDRALPYGASWFVEMVEARLPA
- a CDS encoding Crp/Fnr family transcriptional regulator; this encodes MLQPSPRHVHSTSCAACPLQNNPCFEDFSARELAFMEKFKTGEISVAAGSAVITEGAASQHMYTVLSGLGIRYKSLPNGNRQVLNFVFPGDFIGLQAAVMGEMCHGFEATTEMRLCVFDRARYWDLLRNEPERAHSLTWIAAREENFLGESLATIGQRGASSRIAWALLQIYTRQAELGASRSKHDGLWVPMPWKQQDLANALGMSLVHTNKTLAKLKRAGLAEWSRGWLALPDPERLAREQEIVLPGQATRPLL
- the moaA gene encoding GTP 3',8-cyclase MoaA, which gives rise to MDSAPLIDPFARPISYLRVSVTDRCDFRCTYCMAEHMQFLPKKELLSLEELDRLCSAFIGLGVKKLRITGGEPLVRRDIMTFFRSVSRHLDSGQLEELTLTSNGSQLARFAPELAAIGIRRINVSLDTLDPAKFAAITRWGRLDQVLEGLKAAKAAGLQVKINTVALKGFNEDELFDLVRWCGEEGFDLTFIEVMPMGEMGEEERLDQYWPLSQLRARLAERFTLVDLAHRTGGPARYVSVGGTGQKIGFITPLSHNFCESCNRVRVTCTGELYMCLGQEDRADLRAPLRASAQDADLVQAIREAISRKPKGHDFDYSRQKVEGQMPRHMSHTGG